The Hymenobacter sp. 5317J-9 genome has a window encoding:
- a CDS encoding T9SS type A sorting domain-containing protein, translating into MMQRYFLSLLLCLCFGLAPMLRLPAASAAALSRPGQQGAKPGNDEKTLVVYPNPSTGIVHLTINNLQGKKVELSVLNVIGSVMYRETLTELNDRYTKMLDLSKFANGLYYVRLESDNTSQMCKLVIR; encoded by the coding sequence ATGATGCAACGCTACTTTCTATCCCTGCTGCTGTGCCTGTGCTTCGGCTTGGCGCCGATGCTGCGCCTGCCCGCCGCCTCGGCTGCTGCGCTGAGCCGCCCCGGCCAGCAAGGCGCCAAACCCGGCAACGACGAAAAAACCCTGGTGGTGTACCCCAACCCCAGCACCGGCATCGTGCACCTCACCATCAACAACCTGCAAGGCAAAAAAGTCGAGCTGAGCGTGCTCAACGTCATCGGCTCGGTGATGTACCGCGAAACCCTCACGGAACTAAACGACCGGTACACCAAAATGCTCGACCTCAGCAAATTTGCCAACGGCCTCTACTACGTGCGCCTCGAGTCCGACAACACCAGCCAGATGTGCAAGCTCGTGATTCGCTAG
- a CDS encoding FAD-dependent oxidoreductase, with protein MDILLIGGGLAGLAAALDLAARGHQVTVVERKQYPFHKVCGEYVSNEVLPYLRRLGADPAALGPAAIRRFELSSPGGRTLTAPLDLGGFGVSRYRLDDFLYQTAQAQGVVFHLKSTVTDVAYDAATNQHRVALADGRQLTARVVLGTYGKRANLDRQLQRGFFAQRSPYLGVKYHLRLPGFARDVIALHNFADGYAGISAIEEDKLCFCYLTTRENLRRHGTIPAMEAAVLARNPRLREILDTAEVLYPQPEVINEISFAPKQPVEQHILMVGDAAGLITPLCGNGMAMALHGAALAAAAAHDFLAHTTTRPAMEAAYSRAWQAQFGARLRVGRAVQRLFGGPVLSELVVGGLRHWPGAVQALMRRTHGREF; from the coding sequence GTGGATATTCTCTTGATTGGCGGTGGGTTAGCCGGCCTGGCCGCGGCCCTCGACCTGGCGGCGCGGGGCCACCAGGTGACGGTGGTGGAGCGCAAGCAGTATCCCTTTCACAAGGTGTGCGGCGAATACGTGAGCAACGAAGTCCTCCCCTACCTGCGACGCCTCGGGGCCGACCCGGCCGCGTTGGGGCCGGCGGCCATCAGGCGGTTTGAGCTGTCGTCGCCGGGCGGGCGCACGCTCACGGCGCCGCTCGACCTGGGCGGCTTTGGGGTGAGCCGCTACCGACTCGACGACTTTCTCTACCAAACCGCGCAGGCACAGGGCGTCGTTTTTCACCTGAAAAGCACGGTGACCGACGTGGCTTACGACGCCGCCACCAACCAGCACCGCGTGGCCCTGGCCGACGGCCGCCAGCTCACGGCCCGCGTGGTGCTGGGCACCTACGGCAAGCGCGCCAACCTCGACCGGCAGCTGCAGCGCGGCTTTTTTGCGCAGCGCTCGCCCTACCTGGGGGTGAAATACCACCTGCGCCTGCCGGGCTTTGCGCGCGACGTGATAGCGCTGCACAATTTTGCCGACGGCTACGCCGGCATCTCGGCCATTGAAGAGGACAAGCTGTGCTTCTGCTACCTCACCACCCGCGAGAACCTGCGGCGCCACGGCACCATTCCGGCCATGGAAGCCGCGGTGCTGGCCCGCAACCCGCGCCTGCGCGAGATTCTGGACACGGCCGAAGTGCTGTATCCGCAGCCGGAAGTCATCAACGAGATTTCATTTGCGCCCAAGCAGCCAGTGGAGCAGCACATCCTGATGGTGGGCGACGCGGCCGGCCTGATTACGCCGCTGTGCGGCAACGGCATGGCCATGGCGCTGCACGGCGCGGCGCTGGCGGCGGCGGCGGCGCACGATTTCCTTGCCCACACCACCACCCGCCCGGCCATGGAGGCGGCCTACTCCCGGGCCTGGCAGGCCCAGTTTGGCGCGCGGCTGCGGGTGGGGCGGGCGGTGCAGCGGCTGTTTGGCGGGCCGGTGCTGAGCGAGCTGGTGGTGGGCGGGCTGCGCCACTGGCCGGGCGCGGTGCAGGCCCTGATGCGGCGCACCCACGGCCGGGAATTTTAG